One Lysinibacillus sp. OF-1 DNA segment encodes these proteins:
- a CDS encoding helix-turn-helix domain-containing protein, with amino-acid sequence MDSLGTRIRKLRKEQKLTLEALAGDRLTKGMLSQIENDKAKPSMESLDYIAERLGVKASELLEEVTSSSIRQLLEQVEILFTEVKRGDADHHQKIVDLIRPSIEGLPLSYEAGRLLYIYTDAQYEAGLTTWESPLQQARIIFKEINLLSHWFKTFVLQMTIFAEKRQYKLAYSCILQAKEIIEQEDYQLDSRDALLMTYYSSVLQLAIGEHEEGKKLINETIANAHKNQLFYKIDDMYRIGAYCAMIDHDFEQAEHMFMKLEQYRAFAERVQVDALIFILRAHYYNNYKLNYEQALIEIERFNELIHEDFEILDANYYYAEKGKSCYLLGHYEEAKAAFEHFTKKPIFISHPYDILALNECFSYKALCYAHFGELTTAYDIAKMAYTDSLELVDLPYKHKIEEVYRTIKAQIDSIS; translated from the coding sequence ATGGACTCTTTAGGCACACGCATTCGCAAATTAAGGAAAGAACAAAAATTAACATTAGAAGCACTTGCTGGTGATCGTCTAACAAAAGGAATGCTAAGTCAAATAGAAAATGATAAGGCCAAGCCTTCAATGGAAAGCCTTGACTATATTGCTGAGCGTTTAGGTGTAAAGGCTAGTGAGTTACTGGAAGAAGTAACCTCATCCTCCATTCGCCAGCTTTTAGAGCAGGTTGAAATTTTATTTACAGAAGTAAAACGTGGTGATGCAGACCATCATCAAAAAATTGTAGATTTGATTAGGCCGTCTATAGAGGGGCTTCCGCTTAGTTATGAAGCAGGCCGTTTATTGTATATTTACACTGATGCACAGTATGAAGCGGGATTAACGACATGGGAATCCCCACTTCAACAAGCACGTATCATCTTTAAAGAAATTAATTTACTGAGCCATTGGTTTAAAACCTTCGTTCTACAAATGACCATTTTCGCTGAAAAACGGCAATATAAATTGGCTTATAGCTGTATTTTACAGGCAAAAGAAATCATTGAACAAGAGGACTATCAGCTTGATTCACGGGATGCCCTGTTAATGACTTATTATTCAAGCGTTTTACAGCTTGCCATTGGGGAGCATGAGGAAGGGAAAAAGTTAATAAACGAGACAATTGCCAACGCACATAAAAACCAACTGTTCTATAAAATTGATGATATGTATCGTATTGGTGCGTATTGTGCCATGATTGACCATGACTTTGAACAAGCGGAGCATATGTTTATGAAGTTGGAACAGTATCGGGCATTTGCCGAACGTGTTCAAGTAGATGCTTTAATTTTTATTTTACGAGCACATTATTATAATAATTACAAACTTAATTATGAGCAGGCTCTGATAGAAATAGAGCGTTTTAATGAGCTCATACATGAAGATTTTGAAATTTTGGATGCAAACTATTATTATGCTGAAAAAGGAAAGTCCTGCTATTTACTTGGTCATTATGAGGAAGCGAAGGCCGCATTTGAACACTTTACAAAAAAACCGATCTTTATTAGCCATCCGTATGACATCCTAGCTTTAAATGAGTGCTTTTCCTATAAAGCCCTTTGCTATGCCCATTTTGGGGAGCTGACAACAGCCTATGACATTGCGAAAATGGCCTACACGGATTCACTGGAATTAGTTGATTTACCCTATAAACACAAAATTGAGGAAGTCTATCGGACGATTAAGGCACAAATTGATTCCATATCCTAA
- a CDS encoding MFS transporter translates to MNEADKLKKATYHLWTFTASKMIAMLGANVMAFGFSLYILAMTGSAMSFATNMICSVLPRALVAPLAGYVADNFSKKRTILIAQAGTILTVGGLLLYTETVGMSVYAIYIATVFNTICSAFSGVTFSSAIATLVNPERLQRAMSFNQLSMSVAAIGGPVIGGMMYGFFNMDVFLMVNMVAYTIAFCLEATMDFNLYSTRGADVIKEKMWDGLKNGFHYIKQRTVIKTIMWVALWINLFFSAIAVGGTYIIIELLKVKSMHFGFIEASGAAGMLVASLYFATRPEVKVPLRFSKMSLLLLAGSVALAIIPLLTSFSYIAIIIFYLIIYFIFAIFEMGINMPIGVYMQKIIAEEYRGRVFGLMETMAMSMMPIGMVVYGMLYDTLPATIILPVTSIIIIILSLALLRPSILKEAHPEYYEKENSSENVPNTTT, encoded by the coding sequence ATGAATGAAGCGGATAAATTAAAGAAGGCGACCTACCATTTATGGACATTCACGGCAAGCAAAATGATTGCCATGCTAGGAGCGAATGTCATGGCGTTTGGCTTCAGCTTGTATATTTTAGCGATGACAGGATCGGCGATGAGCTTTGCAACGAATATGATTTGTTCTGTATTACCACGTGCACTTGTAGCCCCTTTAGCAGGCTATGTTGCGGATAACTTTTCGAAAAAACGAACGATTTTAATCGCACAGGCAGGGACTATTTTGACCGTAGGGGGTTTGCTGCTCTATACAGAAACAGTAGGAATGTCTGTTTATGCCATTTACATAGCTACTGTTTTTAATACGATTTGCTCAGCATTTTCTGGTGTAACGTTCTCATCTGCCATTGCAACGCTAGTCAATCCAGAGCGTTTACAGCGTGCGATGTCCTTTAATCAATTGTCGATGTCTGTGGCTGCGATTGGGGGACCAGTCATCGGTGGTATGATGTATGGATTTTTTAACATGGATGTATTTTTAATGGTCAATATGGTGGCCTATACGATTGCCTTTTGTTTAGAGGCTACGATGGATTTTAATCTTTATAGTACAAGAGGGGCAGATGTGATAAAAGAAAAGATGTGGGATGGACTGAAAAATGGGTTTCATTACATCAAGCAACGTACAGTTATTAAAACCATTATGTGGGTGGCATTATGGATTAATTTGTTCTTTTCTGCTATCGCTGTAGGGGGAACATACATTATTATTGAATTGCTAAAAGTAAAATCCATGCATTTTGGTTTTATTGAGGCTTCAGGAGCAGCGGGTATGCTTGTGGCATCCCTTTATTTCGCAACAAGACCAGAAGTGAAGGTGCCGTTACGCTTTTCGAAAATGAGCTTATTGCTATTGGCTGGAAGTGTTGCCTTAGCAATTATCCCATTACTCACAAGCTTTTCCTATATAGCCATCATCATCTTTTATTTAATCATCTACTTTATTTTCGCAATTTTCGAAATGGGCATTAATATGCCGATTGGGGTGTATATGCAAAAAATTATTGCAGAGGAGTATCGTGGGCGTGTCTTTGGCTTAATGGAGACAATGGCGATGTCCATGATGCCAATTGGTATGGTGGTCTATGGAATGTTATATGATACATTACCAGCAACTATTATTTTACCAGTAACAAGCATCATTATTATTATCCTTTCGCTAGCACTGCTACGTCCATCTATCTTGAAGGAAGCACATCCAGAGTATTATGAAAAAGAAAACTCAAGTGAAAACGTTCCAAATACAACAACATAG
- a CDS encoding endonuclease MutS2, translated as MNSTTLDKLQYDELKDIVKSYCVSGLGKQLLDKLMPSSSLKVVKTRLNETTEARAILDAEGHVPFLGVSNIEHLMTKLEKGMILDPSELVSMSDFLRGCRNIKKFMLDKEFFAPVLSSYAHSMAEFKSVEEEINFAIKANRVDSAASRELKRIRHHMETTEEKMKERLTKFLNNSANKTYIQEFFISQKDDRYTIPIKASYKNHVQGTVVEISSKGATVFMEPSVVAKLNVELATLKAEEAIEEYQILATLSGLLMEHLQAIHINMELISQYDMVFAKAKFSRQIGGMEPRINDYGFIQLINGKHPLLPGNAVPLQFSIARDYRSLIITGPNAGGKTVVLKTIGLLTLATMSGFHIVADKGTEMAIFDHIFVDIGDNQSIENALSTFSSHMKNLSDIMSAANNHTLLLFDEIGSGTEPNEGAALAIAMLEEFYQMGCITVATTHYGEIKRFSEMHPDFMNAAMRFNSETLEPLYQLLIGTSGESNALWISKKMNVRETVLQRAKDYLNNKDYQLTLVQDSKIRKPQAEKTSMGATYAFAKGDRVKLLDYDDVGIVYEEMNPYNNVSVFYKRQMLEVHVKRLTLELPAEELYPEGYDLETLFVDYHERKLQHDIQRGSKKALRKIHKQMKNDRQ; from the coding sequence ATGAATAGTACGACTCTTGATAAATTACAATATGATGAATTAAAAGATATCGTTAAATCCTACTGTGTTAGCGGATTAGGAAAACAACTTTTAGATAAATTAATGCCCAGCTCAAGCTTAAAGGTAGTCAAAACGCGCTTGAATGAAACAACAGAGGCTCGTGCGATTTTAGATGCAGAGGGTCATGTACCCTTTTTAGGGGTATCGAATATAGAGCATTTGATGACGAAGCTTGAAAAGGGCATGATTTTAGATCCAAGTGAGCTAGTCAGTATGTCAGACTTTTTACGAGGCTGTCGTAACATCAAAAAATTCATGCTGGATAAGGAATTTTTTGCACCAGTTCTTTCATCTTATGCCCATTCCATGGCTGAATTTAAAAGCGTTGAAGAAGAAATTAATTTTGCAATCAAAGCCAATCGTGTGGATTCGGCTGCTAGTCGCGAATTAAAGCGTATTCGCCATCATATGGAGACGACAGAGGAAAAAATGAAAGAACGCTTAACGAAATTTTTGAATAACAGTGCCAATAAAACATACATTCAGGAGTTTTTTATTAGTCAAAAAGATGATCGTTATACGATTCCGATAAAGGCTTCTTATAAAAACCATGTACAGGGGACAGTAGTGGAAATTTCCTCAAAAGGGGCAACCGTTTTTATGGAGCCGAGTGTAGTGGCTAAATTAAATGTGGAATTGGCGACCTTAAAAGCCGAGGAAGCGATAGAGGAGTATCAAATTTTAGCAACTTTATCTGGGCTTTTAATGGAACATCTACAAGCCATCCATATTAACATGGAGTTAATTAGCCAGTATGATATGGTCTTTGCCAAGGCAAAGTTCAGTAGACAAATTGGTGGTATGGAGCCACGTATTAATGATTATGGCTTTATCCAATTAATCAATGGCAAGCATCCTTTACTACCAGGAAATGCAGTACCTCTACAGTTTTCTATCGCGAGGGACTACCGTAGCTTAATTATCACAGGACCAAATGCTGGAGGGAAAACGGTCGTGTTGAAAACAATTGGTCTCTTAACATTAGCTACGATGTCAGGCTTTCATATCGTGGCGGATAAAGGAACTGAAATGGCGATATTTGATCATATCTTTGTTGATATTGGCGACAATCAAAGTATAGAAAATGCCTTAAGTACGTTTTCGTCCCATATGAAAAATCTGTCCGACATTATGAGCGCAGCAAATAATCATACACTTTTACTGTTCGATGAAATAGGCAGTGGAACAGAACCAAATGAAGGAGCTGCACTGGCAATTGCAATGCTAGAGGAATTTTACCAGATGGGCTGTATCACCGTAGCGACAACACATTATGGCGAAATTAAACGATTTTCAGAGATGCATCCTGATTTTATGAATGCGGCAATGCGCTTTAATAGTGAAACACTAGAGCCTTTGTATCAATTACTAATTGGCACGTCTGGAGAGAGTAATGCCCTATGGATTTCTAAAAAAATGAATGTCCGTGAAACGGTTTTACAAAGGGCAAAGGATTATTTGAATAATAAGGATTATCAGCTAACGCTTGTTCAAGACAGCAAAATTCGTAAGCCACAAGCAGAGAAAACGAGCATGGGGGCGACGTATGCCTTTGCCAAAGGCGACCGTGTAAAATTATTGGATTATGATGATGTAGGCATTGTCTACGAAGAAATGAATCCATACAATAATGTCAGCGTATTCTATAAGAGGCAAATGCTAGAGGTGCATGTCAAACGACTTACCTTGGAATTACCAGCAGAGGAGCTATATCCTGAGGGGTATGATCTCGAGACATTATTTGTAGACTATCATGAACGCAAGCTTCAGCATGATATCCAACGAGGCTCCAAAAAGGCGTTGCGTAAAATCCATAAACAAATGAAGAACGATCGTCAGTAG
- a CDS encoding FadR/GntR family transcriptional regulator, whose protein sequence is MKLRKIKPKKIYEEVSEILHEKIRAGVLKPGDRLDSVEQLAEQLQVSRSAVREALSALKAMGLIEIKQGSGTFVKSVPAKQLDFPLSTAMLTNKQDIAHLLEVRKIIEVGAAASAAIHRSEQDVQAMLQILENMKQAHGDGELGEKVDYQFHAAISTASQNPLLATILDQISGLMIDTMKETRRIWLYSQKTTSEQLYDEHMQIFLAIKQQNEELAKHAMASHLSNVEKVLLQYFETTESQS, encoded by the coding sequence TTGAAATTAAGAAAAATTAAACCAAAAAAGATTTATGAAGAAGTATCCGAAATCCTGCATGAAAAAATCAGGGCTGGTGTCCTAAAACCAGGCGATCGACTGGACTCTGTAGAACAGCTTGCCGAACAATTACAAGTGAGTCGATCCGCCGTTCGAGAAGCGCTTTCTGCATTAAAAGCTATGGGGTTAATTGAAATCAAGCAAGGCTCTGGAACTTTTGTCAAAAGTGTACCAGCCAAGCAACTTGATTTTCCTTTATCCACTGCCATGTTAACAAATAAACAGGATATTGCGCATTTATTAGAGGTGCGTAAAATAATTGAAGTAGGAGCAGCAGCAAGTGCAGCAATCCATCGTTCAGAACAGGATGTACAAGCGATGTTACAAATTTTAGAGAACATGAAGCAAGCACATGGGGATGGTGAACTCGGTGAAAAAGTAGATTATCAATTCCATGCAGCTATTTCCACTGCCTCACAAAACCCTCTACTCGCTACAATCTTAGATCAAATTTCTGGCCTAATGATAGACACGATGAAAGAAACGCGACGAATATGGTTGTACTCCCAGAAAACAACGAGTGAACAATTATATGACGAACATATGCAAATCTTCCTCGCAATTAAACAACAAAATGAGGAGCTAGCCAAACATGCCATGGCGTCTCATTTAAGCAATGTTGAAAAAGTGCTCTTACAATATTTTGAAACAACTGAGTCTCAATCATAG
- a CDS encoding cytochrome c biogenesis CcdA family protein — MGSDINVFLAFGAGFLSFISPCTLPLYPAFLSYITGMTLDELKSEKGMLQKRAIFHTLFFLLGFSIIFIIIGLSASFAAEFFLNYQTLLRQVGAILIVVFGLMIVGLLQVDFLMKDRKFQFKNRPSGYFGSVLIGIAFAAGWTPCTGPILASIIMLASTNPGAGFSYMLAYYLGFAIPFFVLSFFISRMTWIRTHSQKIVKIGGYVMIAVGILLFFDGLTYITRVLQPIFGGFTGF, encoded by the coding sequence ATGGGATCTGATATTAACGTATTTTTAGCTTTTGGTGCAGGGTTTTTAAGTTTTATTTCACCATGTACTCTTCCACTATATCCAGCATTTTTATCGTACATAACGGGTATGACACTAGATGAGCTAAAATCAGAAAAAGGCATGCTTCAAAAACGTGCCATTTTCCACACATTATTCTTTTTACTAGGATTTTCAATTATCTTTATCATTATTGGACTAAGCGCTTCATTTGCGGCAGAGTTTTTCCTAAATTATCAAACTTTATTACGACAGGTTGGCGCTATTTTAATTGTAGTATTCGGTTTAATGATTGTCGGATTATTGCAAGTAGACTTCTTAATGAAGGATCGAAAGTTCCAATTTAAAAATAGACCGTCTGGCTATTTTGGATCTGTCTTAATTGGTATTGCCTTTGCGGCAGGTTGGACACCATGTACGGGACCAATCCTTGCGTCTATTATTATGTTAGCTAGTACAAATCCTGGTGCGGGCTTTAGCTATATGCTTGCGTATTATTTAGGATTTGCGATTCCATTCTTCGTGCTATCTTTCTTTATTTCACGTATGACATGGATTCGTACACACAGCCAAAAAATTGTGAAAATCGGTGGTTATGTCATGATTGCCGTGGGGATTTTATTATTCTTTGACGGCTTAACGTATATTACCCGCGTTTTACAGCCTATTTTCGGTGGATTTACAGGCTTTTAA
- a CDS encoding DUF2621 domain-containing protein — translation MLQGWFLWFILFWVVVLISLMAIGGFFMFRKFLKALPKQDGKSDLDWQEYYLDRTIHLWGQAEKDLLYELVSPVPELFRQVAKEKIAGKIGELALEEKAAAINNDLIIRGYIQATPKRDHKFLRKKLEQMHIDIAPYEHLFD, via the coding sequence TTGTTACAAGGTTGGTTTTTATGGTTTATTTTATTTTGGGTTGTCGTCCTCATTTCATTGATGGCTATTGGCGGATTCTTCATGTTCCGAAAATTTTTAAAGGCACTCCCTAAACAAGATGGAAAATCAGATTTAGATTGGCAAGAATATTATTTAGATAGAACGATTCACTTATGGGGACAAGCTGAAAAAGACTTACTCTATGAGCTAGTAAGCCCTGTACCTGAGCTCTTTAGACAAGTAGCAAAGGAAAAAATTGCAGGAAAAATTGGCGAGCTCGCATTAGAAGAGAAGGCTGCTGCCATCAATAATGACCTTATTATTCGTGGATATATCCAGGCCACACCAAAACGCGATCACAAATTTTTACGCAAAAAATTAGAACAAATGCACATTGACATCGCCCCCTACGAACATTTATTTGATTAA
- a CDS encoding LutC/YkgG family protein yields the protein MTSMIQHRESFLANIAKQLGRSPKTELPRPTWQYQPQDRVLKEATQDELVEVLIKQCANIHTDIKISSTSTLPQDLQAIVDHYGGQSVITWKDERLKDYGLSPLMTEQWPQANIELYEWNAQQPEENIRQAEKANIGITISEMTLAESGTAVLFSSKKRGRSVSFLPEKSIILIPKSTIVPRMTQAARWISEKIRRGDNIPSCINFITGPSNSADIEMILIVGVHGPIQATYLVIEDR from the coding sequence ATGACAAGTATGATTCAACACCGAGAGAGCTTTTTAGCTAACATTGCTAAACAGCTTGGACGTTCTCCTAAAACAGAACTTCCACGCCCAACTTGGCAGTATCAGCCACAAGATCGTGTGCTCAAGGAGGCGACACAGGATGAATTAGTAGAGGTTTTAATCAAGCAATGTGCTAACATTCATACGGATATTAAAATATCTAGTACGTCCACACTTCCCCAGGATTTACAAGCTATTGTTGACCATTATGGTGGTCAGTCCGTCATTACATGGAAGGACGAAAGATTGAAAGATTATGGACTATCTCCACTAATGACCGAACAATGGCCACAAGCCAATATCGAACTCTATGAATGGAATGCACAGCAACCTGAGGAAAATATTAGGCAAGCAGAAAAAGCAAATATTGGCATTACGATAAGTGAAATGACTTTGGCGGAATCAGGAACTGCTGTGCTTTTTAGTAGTAAGAAGCGAGGGAGAAGCGTTAGCTTTTTACCAGAAAAATCGATTATTTTAATCCCAAAAAGTACGATTGTCCCTCGTATGACACAAGCGGCACGTTGGATTAGCGAAAAAATCCGTCGTGGTGACAACATTCCTTCCTGCATTAACTTTATAACAGGTCCCAGCAACTCAGCAGATATTGAAATGATTCTCATCGTTGGTGTACATGGCCCTATTCAAGCTACTTATTTGGTTATTGAGGATCGTTGA
- a CDS encoding DUF2922 domain-containing protein → MTQVLELLFATTDGKTTTLTIDAPKPHITAAEIQQAMTSIIGKNVFAGQTGALSSIKGARMVDRQVTEFDVATE, encoded by the coding sequence ATGACACAAGTTTTAGAGTTACTCTTTGCAACGACTGATGGGAAAACGACAACACTTACAATTGATGCACCAAAGCCGCATATCACAGCGGCTGAAATACAGCAGGCTATGACATCGATCATAGGTAAAAATGTCTTTGCTGGACAGACTGGTGCTTTATCTTCCATCAAGGGTGCACGCATGGTAGATCGTCAAGTAACAGAATTTGATGTAGCAACAGAATAA
- a CDS encoding DUF1659 domain-containing protein — translation MVDVHFLNATLRLKYVTGYDEQNEPIFITKSYRNISPSHNEGDLVAVAHVIASLSSQTLASIVKQETNELS, via the coding sequence ATGGTAGACGTTCACTTTTTAAATGCAACACTGCGTCTTAAGTATGTGACGGGCTATGATGAACAAAATGAACCAATATTCATCACAAAATCATATCGAAATATTAGCCCCTCGCATAATGAGGGCGACTTAGTAGCGGTTGCACATGTCATTGCTAGTCTTTCATCACAGACATTGGCTAGTATTGTCAAGCAAGAAACAAACGAGTTATCTTAA
- a CDS encoding (Fe-S)-binding protein, producing the protein MKVTLFATCLVDLFQGDVGKAVVEVLERLGCEIDFPEDQICCGQPAYNSGYVKESKNAMKKMITAFEHAEYVVSPSGSCAYMLKEYPEVFKEDPIWATKAQALADKTYEFTEFIVNVLKINDVGAHLEGKATYHTSCHMTRLLGVTDAPFQLLKNVKGLHYVDLPGKDRCCGFGGTFSVKMGNISGEMVNEKVHNVEETGANILIGADAGCLMNIGGRIHRQGKPIKVMHIAEVLNCR; encoded by the coding sequence ATGAAAGTCACACTATTTGCCACTTGCCTAGTGGATTTGTTTCAAGGGGATGTAGGGAAAGCCGTTGTTGAGGTGTTAGAGAGACTTGGCTGTGAGATTGATTTTCCAGAGGATCAAATTTGCTGTGGTCAGCCTGCCTACAATAGCGGCTATGTGAAGGAATCGAAAAATGCGATGAAAAAAATGATTACAGCCTTTGAGCATGCTGAATACGTCGTCTCCCCCTCAGGTTCTTGTGCTTATATGTTAAAAGAATATCCTGAGGTTTTTAAAGAAGACCCGATCTGGGCAACAAAGGCACAAGCATTAGCAGATAAAACCTATGAATTTACAGAGTTTATTGTCAACGTTTTAAAGATAAACGATGTAGGAGCTCATTTAGAAGGCAAAGCTACTTATCACACATCCTGTCATATGACACGATTGCTTGGTGTAACAGATGCACCTTTTCAATTATTAAAAAATGTCAAGGGCTTACACTATGTGGACCTCCCTGGCAAAGATCGATGCTGTGGGTTTGGTGGTACATTCTCAGTCAAAATGGGCAATATTTCTGGAGAAATGGTCAATGAAAAAGTACACAATGTGGAAGAAACAGGGGCAAATATTTTAATTGGGGCAGATGCTGGCTGTTTAATGAATATTGGTGGCCGCATTCACCGTCAAGGCAAGCCGATTAAAGTGATGCATATTGCAGAAGTCTTAAACTGCCGTTAA
- a CDS encoding LutB/LldF family L-lactate oxidation iron-sulfur protein — protein sequence MAMKTSDDRFHQRVTKELENQFMRHAVSSAQERFQTRRLQQTRELGHWEEWRSHGEEIRKHVLANLDYYLYQLSENVAKRGGHVFFAQTAQEATAYIQSIAKQKNATKIVKSKSMVTEEINLNTALEALGCEVIETDLGEYILQVADHEPPSHIVAPALHKNKEQIRDVFKEKQGYRQTEKPEELALYVREKLRQEYLTADIGITGCNFAIAESGSITLVTNEGNADLVTALPKTQITVMGMERIVPTFEDMEVLVSLLTRSAVGQKLTSYITTLTGIKGEGETDGPEEFHLVIVDNGRSAILGGEFQPILQCIRCAACVNACPVYRHVGGHTYGSIYSGPVGVVLSPLLGGYDDFKELPYASTLCGACTDACPVKIPLHQLIHRHRQVIVENEGKAPVSEKLLMKAFGLGASSPTLYKMATKIAAPAMSPFTKDHTISKGPGPLKAWTEARDFPAPNKDSFRDWMKQRTKGGKHE from the coding sequence ATGGCTATGAAAACAAGTGATGATCGCTTTCATCAACGTGTAACGAAAGAGCTGGAAAATCAATTTATGCGTCATGCTGTTTCGAGTGCCCAAGAACGTTTCCAAACACGCCGCCTTCAACAAACAAGAGAATTGGGACATTGGGAAGAATGGCGCTCGCATGGTGAGGAAATTCGCAAGCATGTTTTAGCTAATTTAGATTATTACCTCTATCAATTAAGTGAAAATGTTGCTAAAAGAGGTGGACATGTTTTCTTTGCCCAAACCGCACAAGAAGCAACAGCGTACATTCAAAGTATTGCGAAACAAAAGAATGCGACAAAAATTGTGAAGTCAAAATCCATGGTGACAGAAGAAATTAACTTAAACACGGCTTTAGAGGCGCTTGGTTGTGAAGTGATTGAGACAGACTTAGGCGAATATATTTTGCAGGTCGCAGATCACGAGCCGCCATCCCATATTGTGGCGCCAGCCTTGCATAAAAATAAGGAACAAATTCGCGATGTTTTTAAAGAAAAACAAGGCTATCGTCAAACCGAGAAGCCTGAGGAGCTTGCTCTCTATGTGCGGGAAAAATTAAGACAGGAATATTTAACCGCAGATATCGGTATTACAGGCTGCAACTTTGCTATCGCAGAAAGTGGTTCGATTACACTCGTCACAAATGAGGGCAACGCGGATTTAGTAACAGCGCTGCCGAAAACGCAAATCACAGTCATGGGGATGGAAAGAATTGTTCCTACATTTGAAGATATGGAGGTCCTTGTTAGCTTACTAACTAGAAGTGCGGTTGGTCAAAAGCTAACAAGCTATATTACCACACTAACAGGGATTAAAGGCGAGGGCGAAACGGATGGACCTGAGGAATTCCATTTAGTCATAGTTGATAATGGGCGCTCTGCGATTTTAGGTGGCGAATTTCAACCTATTTTACAATGCATTCGCTGTGCTGCCTGTGTCAATGCTTGTCCAGTCTATCGACATGTTGGCGGGCATACGTATGGCTCTATCTATTCTGGTCCTGTTGGGGTTGTCCTGTCTCCGTTATTAGGAGGCTATGATGATTTTAAAGAACTGCCATACGCTTCTACATTGTGTGGTGCTTGCACGGATGCATGCCCTGTTAAAATTCCTTTACATCAGCTCATTCATCGACATCGTCAAGTTATTGTAGAGAATGAAGGCAAAGCACCCGTGTCTGAAAAGCTTTTAATGAAGGCTTTCGGTTTAGGGGCTTCCTCCCCTACTCTCTATAAAATGGCAACAAAAATAGCTGCTCCAGCTATGTCCCCTTTTACGAAGGACCATACCATTTCAAAGGGGCCAGGCCCATTAAAGGCTTGGACTGAAGCAAGGGATTTCCCAGCACCAAATAAAGATAGTTTCCGAGATTGGATGAAGCAGCGTACAAAAGGAGGTAAGCACGAATGA
- a CDS encoding CcdC family protein, whose product MLSSIPSHYYVIGSTIMAILMGGFVMIIRMRASKKPTNEKKIIIPPIAMSSGALMFLFEQFRVPAMQILEAAAVGMLFSTILIATSKFEVKGRDIYLKRSKAFVFILFGLLIFRVVAKMILSSSIDVGELAGMFWILAFAMLLPWRIAMLIQFKRVKKTIPKLH is encoded by the coding sequence ATGTTGAGCAGTATCCCTTCTCACTATTATGTTATAGGGTCAACTATCATGGCCATTCTTATGGGCGGCTTTGTGATGATCATACGAATGAGAGCTTCCAAAAAGCCGACAAATGAGAAGAAAATTATTATCCCACCAATTGCCATGTCTTCTGGTGCACTCATGTTTTTATTTGAGCAATTCCGCGTGCCAGCCATGCAAATTTTAGAAGCAGCCGCGGTGGGCATGTTGTTCTCGACAATCTTAATTGCTACTTCGAAATTTGAAGTAAAGGGACGAGACATCTATTTAAAACGTTCCAAAGCCTTCGTTTTTATTTTATTCGGTCTGTTAATATTCCGAGTCGTAGCGAAAATGATTTTAAGTAGTTCCATCGATGTCGGTGAATTAGCAGGTATGTTCTGGATACTAGCCTTCGCCATGCTATTACCTTGGCGAATCGCTATGCTGATCCAGTTTAAAAGAGTCAAAAAAACAATCCCAAAACTACACTAG
- a CDS encoding response regulator, whose protein sequence is MPTVLVVDDTLFMRVAISNMFSEWGYEVVGKAANGKEAVAMYRDLQPDLVTMDVTMPVMTGIAAVKKIVPEFPNAKIIMVTALGQQKLIVEAIESGAKDFITKPFEPERLKAVADQLLGQNC, encoded by the coding sequence GTGCCTACAGTTTTAGTAGTGGATGATACGCTATTCATGCGTGTTGCAATCAGTAATATGTTTTCAGAATGGGGTTATGAGGTAGTCGGTAAAGCAGCAAATGGCAAAGAAGCTGTGGCGATGTATCGTGATTTACAACCAGATTTAGTCACAATGGATGTAACGATGCCCGTTATGACCGGTATTGCGGCAGTAAAAAAAATCGTCCCAGAATTTCCAAATGCAAAAATTATTATGGTGACAGCATTAGGTCAGCAAAAATTAATCGTAGAAGCGATTGAAAGCGGCGCCAAGGATTTTATCACAAAACCTTTCGAGCCAGAAAGATTAAAGGCTGTCGCCGATCAATTACTTGGACAAAATTGCTAA